From the genome of bacterium:
CGCTTGACCGAGCCCGACACGTTGTTTGTATCCCTTGGACAATGTTTTGATCACCCGGCCAGATACCGTTTGAATGCCAACTTTGTCCATCACCTCAGCCACCGCTTTCTTGCGGTCTCGAGGATCAACGCCTTTGATCCTGGCGACAAAATCCAAATAATCGGCTACACGCATCTCCATATACAGAGGTGGATTCTCCGGTAGATATCCGATGCGTTTACGCACCTGCATGGACTGTTCCTGAACGTCATAGCCGGCCACCCGGACGGTTCCGGAGGTTGCCGGCATATACGTGGTTAAAATACGCATCGTGGTAGTTTTACCAGCCGCGTTGGGCCCCAGGAAGCCTAAAATCTCCCCCTTGTCCACCTGAAAAGAGATGTTGTCGACAGCCATCACTCGACCATAAAATCGAGTCACCTGACGAACATCGATCATCGAGCAGTCCTCCTTTCTTCGAGCTAGACAATCCGCTGATAAGGGTTTTGCTGAAATAGGTCGCCGAGACTTTATCGACGAATGCCCAATTCCTGAATCAGATCACGGTAAAGGGCGATGTCCTTGGATTTCAGATAATCCAGCAAACGCCGACGGCGGCCGACCATGCGCAATAGACCACGACGTGAGTGAAAGTCTTTTCCGTGCACCTGAAAATGCTTGGTCAATTGGTTGATGCGCTCGGTCAACAAGGCGATTTGCGCTCTGGCGCTGCCGGTATCCTGCGCCGATGTGCCATACTTGGCAACAATTTCAGCCTTTTGTTCTTTGGCTAATGGCATTTGTAAAACCTCCTGAATTAACGTGAGGACGTCTTGAAAAGTTCCTGACTTTTAGCGACATCCCGATGGATTTGTTCGATTAACTGTTGAGTCGTTTCAAATTGAATATCGTCGCGAAGAATCCGGAGCAACTCGATCGTGATCTCGCGGCCTGCCATTTCCTCCTCGAAATCCAGTACATGCGTCTCGATGACCAGTTCGCTTAGGCCGAAGGTGGGCCGCATGCCGATGTAGGTGACAGCGGGCAGATGCACCTCTTCCCAATGAAAACGGCTCAAATAGATGCCGCTCTGAGGCACCAGTTTATGTATGGAATAGGGTTTCAGGTTGACGGTCGGAAAACCCAATTGGCGGCCGCGTCCGTCTCCCCGGATCACTCTTCCCTGCAGGCTGTACGGCCGGCCGAGAAACTGGGCGGCCTCTTCAATGCGACGTTCTTTTAACAATGAACGGATGCGTGTGCTGCTGATCATCTCATCGCCATGATAGACCGGCTCCACCATGGACACGGAAAAATGGCAGCTTTGCGCCATGGTTTTCAACAAAGCCAGGTTGCCGCTGCGGCCGCGGCCAAAGGTGTGGCTGCTGCCGATAAAGATCTCAGCCATCCTAAGACGGTCGATCAGCACTTCTTCAACAAATTGCTCAGCGCCCATGTCGGCAAAGCTGGGTGAAAACGGCATAATCAGCAGGGTGTCGATGCCGAGGCGGCGCAATTGAACGATCTTTTCTTCAATGGTCGTTAATAGTTGGAATGAAGACTCCTGCTTCCGTTGAACAACGATCTGCGGTGGAGGCTCAAAGGTCACTACCAACGAACGGCGGCCCATGGAGCGGGCTTTCTCCGTCATGCGCAAGATGAGCTGCTGATGGCCGAGATGAACGCCGTCAAAAGTACCCACCGTCACGACAGCCGCTGCATCTGCAATATAGTCGTATAAATTCCAGATGGTTTCCATGGATTACTGCTTGCATTCTCCTGGCTGCCAGGTCGCCGGCCGGTCGATATCTGCCGCCTGCTCCAGCTGGTAAACGCCGATGCGGGTTCGAATCAATCTACGCACAAAACCAACAGTACCCAGCGCATGCGCCACATCTCGGGCCAGGGAACGGATAAAAGTGCCTTTTGAACAGACGATTCTCAGTTCCACAAGGTCGAAGGATTTCACCGCCGATAGTTCCAGCTCATGAACATTTACACTGCGCTCCTGAGGTTCCACGGCGGCGCCCCTTCGGGCCAGGTCATACAAACGCTGCCCATCCTGCTTGAGCGCTGAGTACCTCGGCGGTACCTGCTGAATGCATCCGACAAAATTCGGCAGCACCGCTCTGATGTCATCTACGGCAGTATTCGGGACGCTCCGTTCAGCAACAATCCGGCCGGTGATGTCCAAGGTGTCGGTCTCGATGCCCAACTGCACTGTGGCGCGATACTCTTTCGGCTGGGCCATAAGCGCCGGCACCTGTTTGGTGGCCTTGCCGACGCAAATCAACAGCAC
Proteins encoded in this window:
- the rpsO gene encoding 30S ribosomal protein S15 — its product is MPLAKEQKAEIVAKYGTSAQDTGSARAQIALLTERINQLTKHFQVHGKDFHSRRGLLRMVGRRRRLLDYLKSKDIALYRDLIQELGIRR
- a CDS encoding bifunctional riboflavin kinase/FAD synthetase; the protein is METIWNLYDYIADAAAVVTVGTFDGVHLGHQQLILRMTEKARSMGRRSLVVTFEPPPQIVVQRKQESSFQLLTTIEEKIVQLRRLGIDTLLIMPFSPSFADMGAEQFVEEVLIDRLRMAEIFIGSSHTFGRGRSGNLALLKTMAQSCHFSVSMVEPVYHGDEMISSTRIRSLLKERRIEEAAQFLGRPYSLQGRVIRGDGRGRQLGFPTVNLKPYSIHKLVPQSGIYLSRFHWEEVHLPAVTYIGMRPTFGLSELVIETHVLDFEEEMAGREITIELLRILRDDIQFETTQQLIEQIHRDVAKSQELFKTSSR
- the truB gene encoding tRNA pseudouridine(55) synthase TruB, translating into MLPGEGGNGNLEKVININKPAGWTSFDVVRRVKHYWPQERVGHAGTLDPFAEGVLLICVGKATKQVPALMAQPKEYRATVQLGIETDTLDITGRIVAERSVPNTAVDDIRAVLPNFVGCIQQVPPRYSALKQDGQRLYDLARRGAAVEPQERSVNVHELELSAVKSFDLVELRIVCSKGTFIRSLARDVAHALGTVGFVRRLIRTRIGVYQLEQAADIDRPATWQPGECKQ